A single region of the Streptomyces sp. ITFR-16 genome encodes:
- a CDS encoding NAD-dependent epimerase/dehydratase family protein, with protein sequence MLGGTQFVGRSVTEAALARGWEVTVFHRGHHAPPPGAAELLGDRTAPGGPAVLAEAGEPDGGGLAWDLVVDTWSGAPSAVRDAARLLADRAARYTYVSSRSVYDYPAPAGLPEDGPLVAGASPDAGDDQPYALAKRGGELAALDAFGDRALLARAGLIIGPLENVGRLPWWLGRIARGGPVLAPGTPDLDLQYIDVRDLAGWLLDAAERGLHGPYNLVSRPGHTTMGEFLEACVRVTGSDAELRWTDTDRILAAGVEPWTDLPVWLPPGELYDTLHQGDVSRAHAAGLRCRPVEETVADTWAWLCALGGEAPQRPDRPLKGIDPQTEAKLLAG encoded by the coding sequence ATGCTGGGTGGTACGCAGTTCGTCGGCCGGTCCGTCACCGAGGCCGCGCTCGCGCGCGGCTGGGAGGTCACGGTGTTCCACCGGGGCCATCACGCGCCCCCGCCCGGCGCGGCCGAACTGCTGGGCGACCGCACCGCGCCCGGCGGCCCGGCCGTACTGGCGGAGGCCGGGGAGCCGGACGGCGGCGGCCTCGCCTGGGACCTGGTCGTCGACACCTGGAGCGGCGCGCCCTCGGCCGTGCGCGACGCGGCCCGGCTGCTGGCGGACCGGGCGGCCCGCTACACGTACGTCTCCAGCCGGTCCGTGTACGACTACCCCGCGCCGGCCGGGCTGCCCGAGGACGGCCCGCTGGTGGCGGGCGCCTCGCCCGACGCCGGTGACGACCAGCCGTACGCGCTGGCCAAGCGGGGCGGTGAGCTCGCGGCGCTGGACGCCTTCGGCGACCGGGCGCTGCTGGCCCGCGCGGGGCTGATCATCGGCCCCCTGGAGAACGTCGGCCGGCTGCCGTGGTGGCTCGGCCGGATAGCCCGGGGCGGCCCCGTGCTCGCACCCGGAACGCCGGACCTGGACCTCCAGTACATCGATGTGCGCGACCTCGCCGGCTGGCTGCTCGACGCGGCGGAGCGCGGGCTGCACGGCCCGTACAACCTGGTCAGCCGGCCGGGGCACACGACGATGGGGGAGTTCCTCGAAGCCTGCGTACGGGTCACCGGTTCGGACGCCGAGCTGCGCTGGACCGACACGGACCGCATCCTGGCGGCGGGGGTCGAGCCCTGGACGGACCTGCCGGTCTGGCTGCCGCCGGGGGAGCTGTACGACACCCTGCACCAGGGCGATGTCAGCCGGGCCCACGCGGCGGGGCTGCGCTGCCGTCCGGTCGAGGAGACGGTCGCCGACACCTGGGCATGGCTGTGCGCACTGGGCGGTGAGGCC